A stretch of DNA from Takifugu flavidus isolate HTHZ2018 chromosome 13, ASM371156v2, whole genome shotgun sequence:
AACAAATACGCTCAGAAGGGCCCAGCAAAAATCAAACAGAAGCAGAATGAAGCTCTGGGAGCTTCTGCTCCGAGTTCTGAAATTAGAGGTCTGACCTGGTCGGCGTATTTGAGCTTCAGGCAGGAGATGACCTGACCTTCCAATTCACTGTCAGAGGCGGCCTTGGTCAGGATGTGCTGGCAGAACTTTGGAATATCAGCCTTACAGGCCTTCCTCAGCACCGGATTGAGCCGGTAGTCTGCGGAGACAAAGACTTAGTCTAGAGTGCCAACAGCTCCAAGCTTCTGTTCTCCTTCTGGCTTCTGATACCTGTATTCTGGGTGATCTGTCTCTTGGTGATCATCTGCTTGCATTTAGGGTCCATCAGTTCACTGTTCTTGTTCTGCTTCAGACACTGAAGGACGTTCTTCCCCTCTGACTCAGTGCAAAAACGCTGACAACACAAAGACACTTTGTTAAAGACAATGGTGAGGATGCCCACACCAACGATCCCACAGATGGCGCTGCCTACCCTGATCATGGGTTTACAGACTTTCATCAGCTGGTAGTCCAGCTCAGGGTCGgccatctccacctcctgcagcttgaAAATCCGCTGGTGACAGCGCTGAGTCAGCTGTTTTTTGCTCTCCTTCAAACACTCGATGACCTACAAAGACAAAGTCATCAAGCTGTCGCTTCACGAACACGGGTTCGACTCTCACACAGATGTGAGGGAACAATGGTGGGACCATctgatgaaacaggaagtgacaatgTTCAAggacaacaacagcagcgaGTGTGTTTCAAAACATTTCCAGACCACAGCTGAGGAACCACCAAAGGAACTTTCACAGTTGATCTGGCAGTGCTCCttcttcaaaacaaaaaaaccctgtcACAAGACTTTCCAGTAAAGATATACGATATACAAGAAATACGCCTGAAGTCCTTTATACATCCACATCAAAGCCAATGGGAACACCCTTTGAAAACAGTTGGTTTGTCGACATGTGTAAAAGATTTTAAGAAATcacagtgtgtgagtgtgggtatGTGTGAATGCTGACCTGAGCGTTGCCAAAGGCCACATTCTGACACAGCCTGCTGATGTCCTGCCTACAGGAGTCGTACAGTTCAGGATCCAGTCTGATGTCTTCTGACTGCACATtcatacaaacacacaggcatTCAGCGTTCAGCCACATTTGAAAATCTAAAATCTTGTACAAGTGTGCAACTGTTACTGCTGAAACACTGAAATGAGTGCGTCGATGCGTCTTGACCCGCTCCACTCCATGCTCAGAGCGGTCTAACCCTCCTCGCTGAGAGGGGCGTGGTTGCttactccctccctctcatatGCCATCACGTCAACAAGGTCATCATTCCACCTTTATCTGTGCTGGGACACTGAGAGCCGGACAACGGACAGCATGAACGTCAGGGAGTCCATGGTCAGCCTTGTTGTCATTTCCTACTTTAACATTTTGTCCCTTTTGCAACACTTGCAAGATCAGCACAAATTGGACAGTGTCCAAGTGTTCATTTAGAGAAGGATGTTGCACTTTGGGGCTAATCTGGAAAGATGGGAACAGAGGACACTTGGCTTGTTTGTCTAATTTATGGCTGCAGTGATCAGGCTGCTAAGAGAAGGAGTAACTCCTGAAGAATTTgtctttgaaaataaatttcTGTCAGcaaataatgtgtgtgtcttaaaCTCCTGACAGCAGTGGAAGGCACAGAGGACAGCACTGATGCAGCTAGCTGAGAGTTGGATCTGCTCAGGAGGTTTAGCCAGTGCTGAGTGGCTGTAGCTTCATTAGCAACAGTGTTAATAGGGCCACTCAGAGTGTCAATAACTTGCAGTATCAATAACagggagcagcacagcagctgcaaTCTGGTGATGAATCTCTTCTCCgcagaagctgaggagatggtgGATCTGCTGATCTTGTCTGTTGGCTGCCATGAACCATGAAAAGCTGTGTGGTATGGCTACAAAAGCTGTGATCAACAATCTCCCATGGGTGGGGTTCCCTCAGCAGGACGGACTTCAGCTGTGAGCTCCCATTAAAGGTGGAGTAGCTAAGACTCTGAGATGAGACCAGTCTCTGTGGACAGAATGTCCAGTGGCTCAATCACAACAGGACAGGCAGGAACGTCAACATCATGGGCTAATTTAACAGGACTACCTTTGATGCCTTTCATATTGTAGGCGAGCCACGTCGTCCTGCTAATTTCCTGGGTTGAATGAGCCTTCAAATCAACAACCTGGGGCAATGTGCTATTTTAGTGTGGTGTGAAAGGGGCTTTATGGAACCATCTCGCTGTGGTTGAAACCACTTTGTTGATCCCACACTCATGATAGCAGCCCTGCGATCACTGTGTTCGCCACTAGAGGCCACTAAATGTTAGATCTTGTGCAGCAGTTGGGATGTTTGCAGAGCAAACTTACCATCTCTACCTCCTCCACTCGCAGCTGTTTACGACATTTGAGGGACACGCGCTGCTCTTTGACCTCCTGCAGGGTGTCGTTTCTCACCATGGTGCTGAGGCACATCACCACATCCACCCTAACACACATTAGACACCATGTTACACACTGGTTTCTCCTCAAGGACTTTAAACATCACAGGGTCTCaaattttttttcccttgtatGGTTCTTTTGACACTTTTACTTACTTCTTCTTGATGTTGGGACACAACTTGAGAACATCTTCCTTGCAGGCTGTCTTGAATTTGTAGGAGAAACGAAAATCTTTAATCTGAATCTGGAAAGAGTTGAGAGGAGAGGACCTCCTTCAGCAATGAATCCCTCAGATTAGCATTGACACCCCTAACTAGCATCTCAGTCTGTATTTTACAACTGATGAATGGCTGATTGAGAACAGGACACATAACCATGAGTGTTCTGTCAGCTTGATGTTAGAAAACCAAAGGTAGTCCAATTATCAACAACAAAAATGTGCTCATGACACATGGAGGACTGTTTACTCACCAGCTGGAAGTGCGTCACTCCAACCACACACTTGTCATTCATCTCCTTCTGATGTTTGTTCTGAACCAGACAGTCCATGAGGTCACCACTGTCAATCTGATTATCAGCTACCTCCTACAGatcccacatgcacacacacattatggATTTTATATGATTGCTCTCATATTTTAGAATCTGCAACAGAGACAGGCTATGTGACAACTCAGTGCGCGTATctctgtgtatctgtgtgtgtgtgtatttgaatgtctgtgtgtgagtatgtatctgtgcgtgtatgtgtgtgtgagagtgtctgtgcatgtgtgtgtatatccgtatgagcatctgtgtgtgcatatctgtatttttccttgccactgttgcttgtctagggtcaggccctgggattctggaaagcgccttgaaacagttttgattgtataagacgctatataaataaagattgatttgattgatgagcatctgtgtgtgtatatctgtatgagcatctgtgtgtgtgtgtgtgagtgtgtgtatgtgtgtgcaggtagcagcagcatcagactcACGTGGCAGTGCCCCTGGATGACAGGTTCACAGGCCCTCATGAGCAGTGCCTCCATCTGAATATCCTGATGACAGAAGAGACACGCGTGTCCTCACCACAGGTCGCTGCTCAGGAACTAACCCACAAATATTCACGTGTCCCTTTTCTCTCACGCGTTCATGGTcactttctgctcatttttaCCTCAGACTCCAGCTCAGTCAGGTTTCCTACCACCTCTCGACAGTCCGGCACCAGATCTTCCAGGTGATCCTGCAGACACTCCAGCTCCTGGCCCGCCTCCGTCTTCTCGCTGCACCACTTCCCAAGGTCGGTCATGCAGCGTCTCTGGAGCTCCGGATCCAACTTCACATCCAGGGCCCTCTGATGGAGGATCCTCTGCACCTCCACCTTACAGTCTCttgagagctgcaggagaaggctGGGTCAGACCGGCACACTAGCAAAGACCACAAGACCAGATCCAGATAGAATGTACAAGAAATAGCGAAATAATTGTCGCCGAGCCTCccagaacataaaagaaaagcCGGCTAAGAAAGAACTTTGACTTCCAGGATGATTGTTTAACGTGATGCAAGGCTCTGAACCACTGCACCCTCGTGGGGCATTCAAGTGCTCCCTCTACGATTGGAAGTCAATACCCTCTAAGATCTAGAAATGTTTACTGTTGTGAGTGCGAATAGGATCAAGTTTACAAATTGATCAAAGCTGTTCATTGGTAATGGATCAATATTGGCCCACAATCAGAGAGTATCATTCCAGATCCTCGTTGTCATCCTCAAATTTCTCCTTCATCACTGTCATCACGCTCCTCCACACTGACCTTGGAAGGAGGAAGTCGCCACATCCTCAtagcaaacaggaaatggtcCCACTCACCCGTCGTCCCTGCTCCACAGAGCGGTAGGCATGGCGGTACAGGCAGGAGAAAATGGCACCGGGTGGCATCATTTCACTGGTCTCATTCCAACCATGGGTGTGGCACAGCCGAGAGGCATCGCCCTGACATTTCTTATACAGGATCGGGTCCAACCTGAAAGCACCAGTCAACTGTGTCAATGAGCTCATTTTCATGGCGGACTGACTATAGCTACAGACTCACTTCCAGTCTCTGGCGATAAAATACTGCAGTTCCAGCAGGCGGTGTTCACAGTCctccaccatcttgtcagtgtACAGATGTTCCATTAGACAGGACAGGATcctgaacacagacacacgtTAGTCTCTCTTCATGACCACACAAGCAGAGTCAGCGGGACTCACATGGGGTCTCCGGTGCGGATGTGTTTGCAGGCGGTCTGGATGACAGACTCACAAGCCTCGCTGAGAGCCCGGTCAATGCGGTAGTCGGCCCCTGGGTCGGCTTCCTGAATCAAGGTCTGGACCTAAGGACAAAATGGTGTCAACTGGAGACAAACAATTTTCTCAGCTCTAAAATAAAGTTATTCAGTCCAGCTTCATCCTAaagcaacaccagcaccaggccCAGAAGTTCTGTAGTTGGATACTTTCCAGCCATTACCACTTACTCCTGGGTCTTTTCGTCCATGCCGTCTTACCGCCATTTGACAGTTGGCGTCAATGTCTCCTCGGCTGACCCTCATCAGGCAGTGCAGCGTTCTTCCTTTGCGGTGCAGACCAGAACAGTGGCCCTCGATCTCGCTGCGGCAGTGCAGCACAATCTCCGGGCTCAGAGAGAAATCCTCCATCAGCATCCGCCGGTAGTCCATCATCTCGCCCTGACACTCGCCACTGACCACACGTCCTGAAACAGGGATTTTAAAAAGTTGACATGGAAACCATCCAGAAAGAACCAGCTGTTTTTATGGATAAatcaaaaaatgtaaaattaaaaagtGCCATTTCACCACCACCTTCGCTGATCACTGTCAGATAAGCTAACGTGTATCAGAGCTAATTACCAGGACAGAAGCCTGTTATTGCTAGTGTGTCTTGAATGCTAACATACAAAGCTAATCAACCCACCGGCTCCCTTAACCAGAGGGTGCCATTACCTCGATGTACTGCGGACtccaggcagagcagcaggtagGACAGACGGGCTTCTCGAGCACGCGGCATGTTGTTCTCAGCATTGCAGCGGTACTTCCTCAGGTCCGACTTGCAAGATCGAGCCAGGGAGTAGCTCACCTTGTAGTCCTGAGCGATGAGCTTCTGCCTAGTAGTCAGCGCCTCGCGACACTGGACACAAAAACCATCAGCACCACACTGGAGGACAGGCTGCACTCGTCTCTACAGGCTACGTATTAAACACTAAGGGAACAAAACTGGGGTGCAGTGCAACTTCATTTATGTTCGTAACAAGGacaaaaaagattttaattcCTCTTGGGACAGGACCCAGGACTTACGCGCTCGGACATTGCCTCCTCAAACTTATGATTGAAGAGACATTTGTATACTCGCCCCTCCCCAGCCAgaacctgaaacacaaaagcaggagTAGCTCTTAACTGTGACATCAGGACAGGAAAGGTGCTTTCCAAAGATGCCTTAAGCAGGATCCACAGGTGACCATGATCTAAATCTTAGAGACCCGGCACTAAGCTGAAACATCAGGCACTGGACAGTCTGGATGCTACAGTGTGTGATGTACTCAGCTATCATCAATGCAGCACATCACACATTAAGATTATGTCCCACGCCAGCTTAGAGTCTCATCCT
This window harbors:
- the glg1a gene encoding Golgi apparatus protein 1, with translation MADCIRVPLLLLLMCILSFLHLIRGEIGIVAKLAAEPENSQNPVGGPGWALENAAVAEKKLGVAASPPRRRSTGWKLAEEAVCREDVTRLCPKHSWTNNLSVLECLQDRKEETEISTECNHLLWNYKLNLTTDPKFESVAVEVCKSTISEVKECAAEELGKGYLMSCLVDHRGNISDYECRKYITKMTGIVFSDYRLICGFMDNCREDINTLLCGSVNTGEKDVHSQGEVIACLEKGLVREAEQQLGAHAIRDQCKKAIMRVAELSSDDFHLDRYLYFSCREDRERFCENVLAGEGRVYKCLFNHKFEEAMSERCREALTTRQKLIAQDYKVSYSLARSCKSDLRKYRCNAENNMPRAREARLSYLLLCLESAVHRGRVVSGECQGEMMDYRRMLMEDFSLSPEIVLHCRSEIEGHCSGLHRKGRTLHCLMRVSRGDIDANCQMAVQTLIQEADPGADYRIDRALSEACESVIQTACKHIRTGDPMILSCLMEHLYTDKMVEDCEHRLLELQYFIARDWKLDPILYKKCQGDASRLCHTHGWNETSEMMPPGAIFSCLYRHAYRSVEQGRRLSRDCKVEVQRILHQRALDVKLDPELQRRCMTDLGKWCSEKTEAGQELECLQDHLEDLVPDCREVVGNLTELESEDIQMEALLMRACEPVIQGHCHEVADNQIDSGDLMDCLVQNKHQKEMNDKCVVGVTHFQLIQIKDFRFSYKFKTACKEDVLKLCPNIKKKVDVVMCLSTMVRNDTLQEVKEQRVSLKCRKQLRVEEVEMSEDIRLDPELYDSCRQDISRLCQNVAFGNAQVIECLKESKKQLTQRCHQRIFKLQEVEMADPELDYQLMKVCKPMIRRFCTESEGKNVLQCLKQNKNSELMDPKCKQMITKRQITQNTDYRLNPVLRKACKADIPKFCQHILTKAASDSELEGQVISCLKLKYADQRLSPDCEDQIRVILQESALDYRLDPQLQIQCTHEISRLCAEEAAAQEQTGQVEECLKVNLLKIKQEGCKKEVLNMLKESKADIFVDPVLHTACALDIKHQCAAIPPGKGRQMSCLMEALQDKRVRLQPECKKRLQDRIDMWSYAAKVAPAEGFSDLAMQVMTSPSKNYILTVIGAGVALLFLMGLFCGRFTKRVTQELKDR